Proteins encoded by one window of Microbacterium sp. BK668:
- a CDS encoding ATP-dependent Clp protease proteolytic subunit, giving the protein MTSYAIPNVVAQHPRGDRVMDVYSHLLAERVVYLGTGIDAGVANALIAQLLHLDADSPERDIQLYINCEGGDPAAMLAVYDTMQHVRPDVATTVVGQAIGVGAVMLAAGAPGKRAVLPHARVVLHQPAGQGRGAIPDLILQADELVRVRGDVEQILAAHTGKDAAQLRADTDRDRVFTAADAVAYGLADRVLERVGAGRP; this is encoded by the coding sequence ATGACCTCGTACGCGATCCCCAACGTCGTGGCGCAGCATCCGCGTGGCGACCGCGTCATGGACGTCTACTCGCACCTGCTCGCCGAGCGCGTCGTCTACCTCGGCACCGGCATCGACGCGGGTGTCGCGAACGCCCTCATCGCGCAGCTGCTGCACCTCGACGCCGACAGCCCGGAGCGCGACATCCAGCTCTACATCAACTGCGAGGGCGGCGACCCGGCCGCGATGCTCGCGGTCTACGACACGATGCAGCACGTGAGGCCGGACGTCGCCACGACGGTCGTCGGGCAGGCGATCGGGGTGGGGGCGGTGATGCTCGCCGCAGGTGCGCCGGGCAAGCGCGCGGTGCTCCCGCACGCCCGGGTCGTGCTCCACCAGCCGGCCGGCCAGGGCCGCGGCGCGATCCCCGACCTCATCCTTCAGGCCGACGAGCTCGTCCGGGTGCGCGGCGACGTCGAGCAGATCCTGGCCGCGCATACCGGAAAGGATGCCGCGCAGCTCCGCGCCGACACCGACCGCGACCGCGTCTTCACCGCGGCCGACGCGGTCGCGTACGGGCTCGCCGACCGCGTGCTGGAGCGGGTGGGCGCCGGTCGACCCTGA